Proteins found in one Alteromonas macleodii genomic segment:
- a CDS encoding sodium-dependent transporter, protein MSGAREQFGSRIGFILAAAGSAVGIGNLVGFPVGAAKNGGGAFLLMYAIFVFAICLPVMLAEMSVGRHAKKDPLGAYSAISGNEKKWKLAGWFAIATPFMIAVFYMVITVWLFGYLFEAVSGNLDKLADPNTFGVFINSESIFVYMAAVVGVVYLILQGGVKEGIEKAAKLLMPALFVMLIGLVIFVLTRENAMAGVEFYIVPDFSKITAQVVNGALSQAFFSLSLGMGILITYGSYIDKRADVPSAAKLVALTDTAVAFTAGLMILPAIFSFNPDINPDELSESSVGMIFTYLPSIFLALQDSIGYMGASIVASLFFLLVFFAAITSLVSIFEVPVAALMDEKGVSRKWALGSLGSIMIVLAILSALSFGKVDMLTSFMHYAGADKSLFDVIYDVFYDTILPLNGLLICLFVIYRWKSANFNASLEEGSSGYKGSWFEKYVDVSLKTFIPLILLVIFVNTVAVKYFGVSLFG, encoded by the coding sequence AACGGTGGTGGGGCTTTCCTTTTAATGTACGCCATTTTTGTTTTTGCCATTTGTTTACCGGTTATGCTGGCGGAGATGTCAGTGGGCCGCCATGCTAAAAAAGACCCATTAGGCGCATACAGCGCTATCAGTGGTAACGAAAAGAAGTGGAAACTTGCAGGCTGGTTTGCGATTGCCACGCCGTTTATGATTGCGGTTTTCTACATGGTTATTACTGTATGGCTTTTTGGCTATTTATTTGAAGCAGTTAGCGGAAACTTAGACAAACTAGCAGACCCCAATACCTTTGGGGTGTTTATTAATTCAGAGTCTATTTTCGTCTACATGGCTGCTGTTGTTGGTGTGGTTTACCTTATTCTTCAAGGTGGTGTAAAAGAGGGGATAGAAAAAGCGGCGAAGCTGCTTATGCCAGCACTTTTCGTAATGCTTATCGGCCTTGTTATCTTCGTACTAACCCGCGAAAATGCAATGGCTGGTGTTGAGTTTTATATTGTTCCTGATTTTTCAAAAATTACGGCGCAAGTGGTCAATGGCGCATTGTCACAAGCCTTTTTCTCACTATCGCTGGGTATGGGGATTCTTATCACCTACGGTAGTTACATCGATAAGCGTGCGGATGTACCAAGCGCAGCAAAGCTTGTTGCATTAACCGATACCGCTGTGGCTTTTACCGCTGGTTTAATGATTCTTCCTGCCATATTCTCTTTTAACCCAGATATCAACCCTGATGAGTTAAGTGAATCGTCTGTAGGTATGATTTTTACTTATCTGCCTAGTATCTTCTTAGCACTACAAGACTCCATAGGCTATATGGGCGCTTCGATAGTCGCGAGCCTGTTTTTCCTACTCGTGTTCTTTGCGGCAATTACGTCTCTAGTGTCTATTTTTGAAGTACCAGTCGCAGCACTAATGGACGAAAAAGGCGTGAGCCGTAAATGGGCGTTAGGCTCTTTAGGTAGCATTATGATTGTGCTGGCAATTCTAAGTGCATTGTCGTTTGGTAAAGTTGATATGCTGACGTCATTTATGCACTACGCAGGCGCAGATAAATCGCTGTTTGACGTAATTTACGATGTATTCTACGACACTATTTTGCCGTTAAACGGCTTGCTAATTTGCTTGTTCGTTATTTATCGCTGGAAGAGTGCTAATTTTAATGCTTCTTTGGAAGAAGGCAGCAGCGGCTATAAAGGCAGCTGGTTTGAAAAGTATGTGGATGTTTCGTTGAAAACCTTTATTCCGCTAATTCTACTTGTGATTTTTGTAAACACGGTGGCGGTGAAATACTTTGGTGTAAGCCTGTTCGGTTAA